A section of the Oenanthe melanoleuca isolate GR-GAL-2019-014 chromosome 6, OMel1.0, whole genome shotgun sequence genome encodes:
- the LOC130255084 gene encoding synaptotagmin-15-like produces the protein MPEQAVAVAGGIIGGILFFVLLGITTYLLWKKICRPFSYEKLINPVKATNKNAIFQDQANSETQLKSTRSRSVPFIIPPTLHGRDWIHLTNEEQVQEDRDPYMTPQSGPRSSFHSLAGAYVVGTINPDLYKFPEDKSETDFPDGNIGRLWFSIEYEQESERLLVSLIKARKLQPPADSCSPFVKIYLLPDERSYLQSKTKRKTLNPQFDENFVFQVSSKMLLQRTLKFLVYHVDKQKKHHLLGQVIFPLKNEALTEDNKLVIWRDLEKENLEPPSEHGDIQFSLSYNDYLGRLTVVVLRARGLKLHEESPAVGVYVKVSLMNHNKFIKSKKTAALLGTPNPVYNETFSFKADQSELDTASLSLSVLQSNKGEKTLLLGRVVVGPFMYTRGKELEHWNEMISKPKELVKRWHALCHST, from the exons ATGCCCG AGCAAGCAGTTGCTGTGGCTGGAGGTATAATAGGAGGGATCCTTTTCTTTGTTCTCCTTGGAATAACTACATatctgctctggaaaaaaatttgcCGCCCCTTTTCTTATGAAAAGCTCATCAATCCTGtcaaagcaacaaacaaaaatgccatttttcagGATCAGGCAAATTCTGAAACCCAACTAAAAAGCACAAG ATCCAGAAGTGTTCCATTTATCATTCCACCAACACTGCATGGGCGAGATTGGATTCACCTGACAAATGAAGAACAGGTTCAGGAAGACAGAGACCCCTACATGACCCCTCAGTCTGGGCCACGGTCCTCATTCCATTCTTTGG CTGGAGCTTATGTCGTAGGGACCATTAACCCAGATCTGTACAAGTTTCCTGAAGACAAAAGCGAAACGGATTTTCCTGATGGCAACATTGGCCGCCTCTGGTTCTCCATAGAATACGAGCAAGAGTCAGAAAGGCTCCTGGTCTCCTTGATCAAAGCCAGaaagctgcagcctcctgctgaTTCCTGTAGTCCATTTGTGAAAATCTACCTGCTGCCTGATGAAAGAAGCTACCTGCAGTCCAAAACAAAACGTAAAACTCTTAACCCGCAGTTTGACGAAAACTTTGTTTTCCAG GTTTCCAGTAAAATGTTGCTCCAAAGGACACTAAAGTTCTTGGTTTATCATGTTGATAAACAGAAGAAGCATCATCTCCTAGGCCAAGTTATCTTCCCACTAAAAAATGAAGCATTGACTGAGGACAACAAACTAGTCATATGGAGAGAcctggagaaagaaaacttgGAG CCTCCTTCAGAGCATGGTGATATCCAGTTCTCCCTGAGCTACAATGACTACCTGGGCCGTCTCACTGTGGTGGTTCTGAGGGCAAGGGGATTAAAGCTCCATGAGGAGAGCCCTGCTGTTG gTGTGTATGTCAAAGTCTCACTAATGAACCATAATAAATTCATCAAAAGTAAAAAGACAGCAGCTCTTCTGGGAACTCCCAATCCTGTGTACAATGAAACCTTCAGCTTCAAGGCAGATCAGTCAGAGCTGGATACAGCAAGCCTGAGTCTATCTGTGCTCCAGAGTAACAAAGGAGAAA aAACGCTTCTGCTGGGACGAGTGGTAGTTGGGCCTTTCATGTACACACGTGGCAAAGAACTGGAGcactggaatgagatgatcaGCAAGCCCAAGGAGCTGGTGAAACGATGGCATGCTCTCTGCCACAGCACGTGA
- the SHLD2 gene encoding shieldin complex subunit 2 isoform X2, whose product MSKRPQIHIFVGAPSIPSALQGLEQSSSAPAGEKWRELHCWCDTRGFVSAEVQGAAAPSVPQAQSSTLTRVPASGDSAQQGSFKEKEGKSPAPVTLTCTSKKSTSLTCPDCQVSKDRLTPAQVNQAADQHLPQSCAESAGQEKPLCACCPELTERKASPLEVNSSDISALVASTERVSIHVQSVGLQAGLTSEHHEHPSQYLDVFFQKSQESKPKEPNDCADFAVSADTEFRTVVTSSQVAVFAQNEMQEITVKLPEREGGKKAEEQQYYHLQCDSGVGTCTTNVTESEYQEENASSLELFSSEDDGENVWINATKQEESAQENAENFQELDVPAEQFVNEIHIEPLSSGVLCSQGNCSHKNSSKRPRKYEDSFHLFHSAFKRQLKSKRAKLNSSPPGSGVRVDPDRMTEFKKLQKKLSLLKNCCSKDQKYNILVTAVHPCHIKEIQSKTKPKSLGKIPVATIVVIDQSEIERKVVLWRGAAFWSLTVFPGDIVLLTDITMYENPWCGEVMLQSTFTSQLLNLGNCSALNPQEFYPLVDGDVLNGLLAYISSEFPHFRDIPQRQVQRLDDVQYVQLDQLQPNTLVHSVLKIINISVLTESVYSYKGGSQRKIILTVEQNRDQHYRMVLWGAGAAWCPQLQRKKDHIWDFKYLLVRHSSVSGDLELHTTPWSSYECLFDDDKRAVEFKEKFQKSQTSLMELTRLSAHLEEKCSGVIQVKAHILELKFTISTGQYKQLIFSADTSLECVLASLPMITYAGCAKCGLELQADENMIYKQCIRCLPYCKVKTFYRPALMTVEDEGNEIYVHVASELMEKIFLNIPADWLKRLCPLQI is encoded by the exons ATGTCAAAAAGACCTCAAATTCATATTTTTGTGGGAGCACCCAGTATTCCGAGTGCACTGCAGGGGTTAGAGCAAAGCAGTTCAGCCCCTGCTGGTGAGAAATGGAGAGAGCTGCACTGTTGGTGTGATACCCGTGGGTTTGTTTCTGCAGAGGTccagggtgctgctgccccCTCAGTACCCCAGGCACAAAGCTCCACACTCACACGAGTCCCTGCAAGTGGGGAcagtgctcagcagggcagcttcaaagaaaaagaaggaaagtcTCCTGCCCCTGTGACACTAACTTGTACCAGCAAAAAGAGCACAAGTTTAACTTGCCCTGATTGTCAAGTGTCCAAAGATAGATTAACACCTGCACAGGTAAATCAGGCTGCAGATCAACACCTgcctcagagctgtgcagaatCAGCTGGACAAGAGAAACCATTATGTgcctgctgcccagagctcacTGAGAGAAAAGCCAGTCCTTTGGAAGTCAACAGCTCTGACATTTCTGCTTTGGTTGCCAGTACTGAGCGGGTCAGCATCCATGTGCAGTCTGTGGGACTTCAGGCAGGTCTCACAAGTGAGCACCATGAACATCCGAGTCAGTATTTGGATGTGTTTTTCCAAAAAAGTCAGGAGTCCAAACCAAAAGAACCAAATGACTGTGCAGACTTTGCAGTGTCAGCAGACACTGAATTTCGTACTGTAGTGACTTCAAGTCAGGTGGCTGTTTTTGCACAGAATGAGATGCAAGAAATAACTGTAAAACTACCAGAAAGAGAAGGAGGCAAAAAAGCTGAAGAACAACAGTATTATCACTTACAATGTGATTCTGGTGTTGGAACATGTACTACTAATGTGACTGAAAGTGAATATCAGGAAGAGAATGCAAGTTCTCTTGAACTTTTCAGTTCTGAGGATGATGGAGAAAATGTTTGGATTAATGCTACCAAACAGGAAGAAAGTGctcaggaaaatgcagaaaattttcAAGAACTTGATGTTCCTGCTGAGCAATTTGTAAATGAAATCCATATTGAGCCATTGAGCTCTGGAGTACTGTGCTCTCAAGGGAACTGTTCTCACAAGAACTCTTCTAAAAGACCCCGCAAGTATGAAGATTCCTTTCATCTTTTTCACTCAGCATTTAAAAGACAGCTGAAATCCAAGAGAGCTAAACTGAATTCTTCTCCTCCTGGTTCTGGGGTGAGAGTGGATCCAGACAGGatgacagagttcaagaaacTCCAAAAGAAACTATCACTACTTAAGAATTGCTGCAGCAAAGATCAAAAGTACAATATTTTGGTCACAGCTGTACATCCTTGTCATATCAAAGAAATACAGTCGAAGACTAAACCAAAATCTTTGGGTAAAATTCCTGTAGCAACAATTGTTGTTATTGACCAGTCAGAAATTGAGAGAAAGGTGGTGCTGTGGCGTGGTGCTGCATTTTGGTCCCTCACTGTGTTTCCTGGGGATATTGTGCTGCTTACAG ataTAACAATGTATGAGAATCCTTGGTGTGGAGAGGTCATGCTTCAGTCTACATTTACCAGTCAGTTACTGAATCTGGGGAACTGCTCAGCTCTCAATCCACAAGAAT TTTATCCTCTAGTGGATGGTGATGTTCTCAATGGCTTATTGGCATACATATCATCAGAATTTCCACACTTCAGAGACATTCCACAAAGACAAGTTCAGAGACTGGATGATGTTCAATATGTGCAGCTAGATCAGCTCCAGCCAAATACTTTGGTGCACTCAGTTCTGAAAATTATCAATATTTCTGTGTTAACAG AATCTGTGTACAGCTACAAAGGTGGCAgccaaagaaaaattattctaacAGTAGAACAGAACAGAGATCAACACTATAGGATGGttctgtggggagcaggggctgcctggtgcccccagcttcagaggaaaaaag ATCACATATGGGACTTCAAATACCTTTTGGTACGACATAGTTCTGTCTCAGGTGACTTGGAACTGCACACAACTCCATGGTCATCCTATGAGTGCTTGTTTGATGATGACAAAAGGGCAGttgaatttaaagaaaagtttcAGAAAAGTCAAACATCCCTCATGGAGCTGACGAGGCTCTCGGCACACCTGGAAGAGAAATGCTCAG GAGTGATTCAGGTGAAAGCCCATATCTTGGAATTGAAGTTTACCATTTCCACTGGCCAGTACAAGCAACTTATCTTCTCTGCTGACACTTCACTGGAATGTGTTTTGGCCTCTCTGCCTATGATTACATATGCAGGTTGTGCCAAATGTGGTTTGGAACTACAAGCAGATGAGAACATGATCTACAAGCAATGCATTAGATGTTTGCCTTACTGCaaagtaaaaacattttacag ACCTGCTTTGATGACAGTAGAAgatgaaggaaatgaaatttaTGTTCATGTAGCGTCTGAGTTGATGGAAAAAATCTTCCTCAATATTCCTGCAGACTGGCTGAAGAGATTA TGCCCTCTTCAGATATAA
- the SHLD2 gene encoding shieldin complex subunit 2 isoform X1: MSKRPQIHIFVGAPSIPSALQGLEQSSSAPAGEKWRELHCWCDTRGFVSAEVQGAAAPSVPQAQSSTLTRVPASGDSAQQGSFKEKEGKSPAPVTLTCTSKKSTSLTCPDCQVSKDRLTPAQVNQAADQHLPQSCAESAGQEKPLCACCPELTERKASPLEVNSSDISALVASTERVSIHVQSVGLQAGLTSEHHEHPSQYLDVFFQKSQESKPKEPNDCADFAVSADTEFRTVVTSSQVAVFAQNEMQEITVKLPEREGGKKAEEQQYYHLQCDSGVGTCTTNVTESEYQEENASSLELFSSEDDGENVWINATKQEESAQENAENFQELDVPAEQFVNEIHIEPLSSGVLCSQGNCSHKNSSKRPRKYEDSFHLFHSAFKRQLKSKRAKLNSSPPGSGVRVDPDRMTEFKKLQKKLSLLKNCCSKDQKYNILVTAVHPCHIKEIQSKTKPKSLGKIPVATIVVIDQSEIERKVVLWRGAAFWSLTVFPGDIVLLTDITMYENPWCGEVMLQSTFTSQLLNLGNCSALNPQEFYPLVDGDVLNGLLAYISSEFPHFRDIPQRQVQRLDDVQYVQLDQLQPNTLVHSVLKIINISVLTESVYSYKGGSQRKIILTVEQNRDQHYRMVLWGAGAAWCPQLQRKKDHIWDFKYLLVRHSSVSGDLELHTTPWSSYECLFDDDKRAVEFKEKFQKSQTSLMELTRLSAHLEEKCSGVIQVKAHILELKFTISTGQYKQLIFSADTSLECVLASLPMITYAGCAKCGLELQADENMIYKQCIRCLPYCKVKTFYRPALMTVEDEGNEIYVHVASELMEKIFLNIPADWLKRLVVPSSDITYSTIVADLCHSLLADTEASYLLEIRSHFVLDENSYPLQKDFHLLNFHPDL; this comes from the exons ATGTCAAAAAGACCTCAAATTCATATTTTTGTGGGAGCACCCAGTATTCCGAGTGCACTGCAGGGGTTAGAGCAAAGCAGTTCAGCCCCTGCTGGTGAGAAATGGAGAGAGCTGCACTGTTGGTGTGATACCCGTGGGTTTGTTTCTGCAGAGGTccagggtgctgctgccccCTCAGTACCCCAGGCACAAAGCTCCACACTCACACGAGTCCCTGCAAGTGGGGAcagtgctcagcagggcagcttcaaagaaaaagaaggaaagtcTCCTGCCCCTGTGACACTAACTTGTACCAGCAAAAAGAGCACAAGTTTAACTTGCCCTGATTGTCAAGTGTCCAAAGATAGATTAACACCTGCACAGGTAAATCAGGCTGCAGATCAACACCTgcctcagagctgtgcagaatCAGCTGGACAAGAGAAACCATTATGTgcctgctgcccagagctcacTGAGAGAAAAGCCAGTCCTTTGGAAGTCAACAGCTCTGACATTTCTGCTTTGGTTGCCAGTACTGAGCGGGTCAGCATCCATGTGCAGTCTGTGGGACTTCAGGCAGGTCTCACAAGTGAGCACCATGAACATCCGAGTCAGTATTTGGATGTGTTTTTCCAAAAAAGTCAGGAGTCCAAACCAAAAGAACCAAATGACTGTGCAGACTTTGCAGTGTCAGCAGACACTGAATTTCGTACTGTAGTGACTTCAAGTCAGGTGGCTGTTTTTGCACAGAATGAGATGCAAGAAATAACTGTAAAACTACCAGAAAGAGAAGGAGGCAAAAAAGCTGAAGAACAACAGTATTATCACTTACAATGTGATTCTGGTGTTGGAACATGTACTACTAATGTGACTGAAAGTGAATATCAGGAAGAGAATGCAAGTTCTCTTGAACTTTTCAGTTCTGAGGATGATGGAGAAAATGTTTGGATTAATGCTACCAAACAGGAAGAAAGTGctcaggaaaatgcagaaaattttcAAGAACTTGATGTTCCTGCTGAGCAATTTGTAAATGAAATCCATATTGAGCCATTGAGCTCTGGAGTACTGTGCTCTCAAGGGAACTGTTCTCACAAGAACTCTTCTAAAAGACCCCGCAAGTATGAAGATTCCTTTCATCTTTTTCACTCAGCATTTAAAAGACAGCTGAAATCCAAGAGAGCTAAACTGAATTCTTCTCCTCCTGGTTCTGGGGTGAGAGTGGATCCAGACAGGatgacagagttcaagaaacTCCAAAAGAAACTATCACTACTTAAGAATTGCTGCAGCAAAGATCAAAAGTACAATATTTTGGTCACAGCTGTACATCCTTGTCATATCAAAGAAATACAGTCGAAGACTAAACCAAAATCTTTGGGTAAAATTCCTGTAGCAACAATTGTTGTTATTGACCAGTCAGAAATTGAGAGAAAGGTGGTGCTGTGGCGTGGTGCTGCATTTTGGTCCCTCACTGTGTTTCCTGGGGATATTGTGCTGCTTACAG ataTAACAATGTATGAGAATCCTTGGTGTGGAGAGGTCATGCTTCAGTCTACATTTACCAGTCAGTTACTGAATCTGGGGAACTGCTCAGCTCTCAATCCACAAGAAT TTTATCCTCTAGTGGATGGTGATGTTCTCAATGGCTTATTGGCATACATATCATCAGAATTTCCACACTTCAGAGACATTCCACAAAGACAAGTTCAGAGACTGGATGATGTTCAATATGTGCAGCTAGATCAGCTCCAGCCAAATACTTTGGTGCACTCAGTTCTGAAAATTATCAATATTTCTGTGTTAACAG AATCTGTGTACAGCTACAAAGGTGGCAgccaaagaaaaattattctaacAGTAGAACAGAACAGAGATCAACACTATAGGATGGttctgtggggagcaggggctgcctggtgcccccagcttcagaggaaaaaag ATCACATATGGGACTTCAAATACCTTTTGGTACGACATAGTTCTGTCTCAGGTGACTTGGAACTGCACACAACTCCATGGTCATCCTATGAGTGCTTGTTTGATGATGACAAAAGGGCAGttgaatttaaagaaaagtttcAGAAAAGTCAAACATCCCTCATGGAGCTGACGAGGCTCTCGGCACACCTGGAAGAGAAATGCTCAG GAGTGATTCAGGTGAAAGCCCATATCTTGGAATTGAAGTTTACCATTTCCACTGGCCAGTACAAGCAACTTATCTTCTCTGCTGACACTTCACTGGAATGTGTTTTGGCCTCTCTGCCTATGATTACATATGCAGGTTGTGCCAAATGTGGTTTGGAACTACAAGCAGATGAGAACATGATCTACAAGCAATGCATTAGATGTTTGCCTTACTGCaaagtaaaaacattttacag ACCTGCTTTGATGACAGTAGAAgatgaaggaaatgaaatttaTGTTCATGTAGCGTCTGAGTTGATGGAAAAAATCTTCCTCAATATTCCTGCAGACTGGCTGAAGAGATTAGTAG TGCCCTCTTCAGATATAACCTACAGCACAATAGTAGCAGATCTGTGTCATTCGCTGCTGGCAGATACAGAAGCTTCCTATTTGCTGGAAATCAGAAGCCACTTTGTACTAGATGAGAACAGCTATCCTTTGCAAAAGGATTTCCATCTGCTAAATTTTCATCCTGATCTTTGA